From Pusillibacter faecalis, one genomic window encodes:
- the preA gene encoding NAD-dependent dihydropyrimidine dehydrogenase subunit PreA, with protein MVKKDLSVEFLGVHFENPFCLSSSPVGNCYDMCKKAYDTGWGGVVFKTIGPDDFLIDEVSPRFDALTKEGTPFVGFKNMEQIAEHSLAQNLEDLRRLKKDYPDKVLIASIMGPTEKDWEELARLVTEAGADMIEMNLSCPQMTSHAMGSDVGTNAELCKSFCAAVKRGSKLPMMAKMTPNITDMVPVAKACLEGGADGIAAINTIKSICNVDLNRKIGMPIINGKSSVSGYSGKAVKPVALRFIQQLRDGIPGVAISGIGGIETWEDAAEFILLGSTTLQVTTSIMQYGYRIVEDMKNGLMHYMEEQGVDSLGELVGIANQNIIPAENLDRDYVVYPDFDTDKCIGCGRCYISCYDGAHQAISWDEENRKPSCDHEKCVGCHLCVLVCPVHAIDKGEVVMKPGRSGSPEEKAV; from the coding sequence ATGGTGAAGAAAGATTTATCCGTCGAATTTCTTGGCGTACATTTTGAAAATCCATTCTGTCTGTCCTCTTCTCCTGTGGGCAACTGCTATGACATGTGCAAAAAAGCCTATGATACCGGCTGGGGCGGCGTGGTATTCAAGACGATTGGCCCGGATGACTTTTTGATTGATGAGGTCTCCCCGCGCTTTGACGCCCTGACCAAGGAGGGCACTCCGTTCGTTGGCTTCAAGAACATGGAGCAAATCGCGGAGCACTCCCTGGCCCAGAACCTGGAGGACCTGCGGCGGCTGAAGAAGGACTATCCTGATAAAGTTTTGATTGCCTCCATCATGGGGCCCACGGAGAAGGACTGGGAGGAGCTGGCCCGCCTGGTAACGGAGGCTGGTGCGGACATGATTGAGATGAACCTCTCCTGTCCTCAGATGACCTCCCATGCCATGGGCTCTGATGTTGGTACCAATGCCGAACTATGCAAGAGCTTCTGCGCTGCGGTGAAACGGGGCTCCAAGCTGCCCATGATGGCCAAGATGACTCCCAATATCACGGACATGGTTCCTGTGGCCAAGGCCTGTTTGGAGGGCGGTGCGGACGGCATTGCCGCCATCAACACCATCAAGTCCATCTGCAATGTGGACCTGAACCGGAAGATCGGCATGCCCATCATCAACGGCAAGTCTTCGGTCTCCGGCTACTCCGGCAAGGCGGTAAAGCCTGTGGCCCTGCGCTTCATCCAGCAGCTGCGGGACGGCATTCCGGGTGTTGCGATCTCCGGCATCGGCGGTATCGAGACCTGGGAGGACGCTGCGGAGTTTATCCTCCTGGGTTCTACCACCCTGCAGGTCACAACCTCCATCATGCAGTATGGCTACCGGATTGTGGAGGACATGAAAAACGGCCTCATGCACTACATGGAGGAACAGGGTGTGGACAGCCTCGGCGAGCTGGTTGGCATTGCCAATCAGAATATCATTCCCGCGGAGAATCTGGACCGGGACTATGTGGTGTATCCGGACTTTGACACCGACAAGTGCATTGGTTGCGGACGCTGCTACATCTCCTGCTATGATGGCGCCCACCAGGCGATCTCCTGGGATGAGGAGAACCGCAAGCCCTCTTGCGATCACGAAAAGTGTGTGGGCTGTCACTTGTGCGTTCTGGTATGTCCTGTGCATGCCATTGATAAGGGAGAGGTAGTTATGAAGCCCGGCCGCAGCGGATCTCCGGAGGAAAAGGCGGTCTGA
- a CDS encoding FG-GAP repeat domain-containing protein: MHKILRNLTLVGMIFLASMLSGCTIPKLTLNSEDLYSLPTLPAKYTELNTQLNEILESGAEYAAPTSGANIQSVQLVDLDGDGREEAVAFFRNAAEEKPLKIYIFTATEDSYQKTELIEGSGTGIYSIAYTDLDGDGRMELLVGWKATTELQVLEVYALRPGGAALLVRSDYVKYTAMDLDQDQRQELVVLHADEGGDGVADYYSWQEDGSLASQSSARLSVTMAELNQQGRVTQGKLQEEVPALFVTGVTDASRAVTDILSVRNGELTNVVLSDLTGVSGEIAPFCSLYPSDINNDGLTEVPSPIQVSSMMETGAAYQRVDWYAYNAGGQSSLALHTYHDVEDRWYLRLPEEWLNHIWVGRATMTDEAAVTFYILDGEAMEPFLRITAITGSSRENRAVRGGRFLLSRQSEVIYTAELLDANDTWQYGVTADEVREAFSLITSEWSAGDY; this comes from the coding sequence GTGCATAAAATCCTGCGGAATCTAACGCTGGTGGGGATGATTTTTCTAGCATCCATGCTCTCTGGCTGTACGATACCAAAGCTGACGCTGAACTCCGAAGACCTCTACAGCCTTCCAACTTTGCCGGCGAAGTATACAGAGTTGAACACACAGCTCAATGAAATCCTGGAGAGCGGCGCGGAGTATGCCGCGCCCACCTCGGGGGCAAACATCCAGTCTGTACAGCTTGTGGATTTGGACGGTGATGGCCGGGAGGAGGCGGTGGCCTTTTTTCGGAACGCCGCTGAGGAAAAACCTTTGAAAATTTATATCTTCACCGCCACGGAGGATAGCTATCAAAAAACAGAATTGATTGAGGGCAGCGGTACCGGCATCTACAGCATTGCCTATACGGACCTGGATGGCGATGGGAGGATGGAGCTTCTGGTGGGGTGGAAGGCCACCACAGAGCTGCAGGTTTTGGAGGTATATGCACTTCGTCCAGGCGGGGCAGCCCTGCTGGTACGGAGTGACTATGTCAAGTATACAGCGATGGACCTGGACCAGGATCAGCGGCAGGAGCTGGTAGTGCTCCATGCTGACGAGGGAGGCGACGGCGTCGCTGATTACTACAGTTGGCAGGAGGACGGCAGTCTGGCAAGCCAGTCCTCTGCCCGGCTGTCGGTGACGATGGCGGAGCTGAACCAGCAGGGAAGAGTGACGCAGGGAAAGCTGCAGGAGGAGGTCCCGGCGCTTTTTGTCACAGGCGTAACGGATGCGTCCCGAGCGGTGACAGATATCCTCTCTGTGCGCAACGGGGAACTGACGAACGTTGTGCTCTCCGACCTCACCGGCGTCTCCGGCGAGATCGCCCCGTTCTGTTCCCTCTATCCGTCAGACATCAATAACGACGGACTGACAGAGGTGCCAAGCCCCATACAAGTTTCCTCCATGATGGAGACAGGAGCGGCTTATCAGCGGGTGGACTGGTATGCATATAACGCCGGGGGACAATCCAGCCTGGCGCTGCATACCTATCACGATGTAGAGGACCGCTGGTATCTGCGGCTGCCTGAGGAGTGGCTGAATCATATCTGGGTGGGCCGCGCCACCATGACGGATGAAGCTGCCGTAACATTTTATATCCTGGACGGCGAGGCCATGGAGCCATTTTTGCGGATTACCGCCATCACAGGCTCCAGCCGTGAAAACCGCGCGGTGCGGGGCGGACGGTTCCTGCTCAGCCGACAGTCGGAGGTCATCTATACGGCAGAGCTTTTAGATGCCAACGATACCTGGCAATACGGCGTAACTGCGGATGAGGTGCGGGAGGCGTTCAGCCTGATTACCTCCGAGTGGAGCGCTGGTGATTACTGA
- a CDS encoding class I SAM-dependent methyltransferase: MTKFDLLIETHQGLKRQGPGSPEMTLRALSFISHLDEHSRIADLGCGTGGQTMLLAQNTAGFITGVDLIPDFIDVFQDQVKELHLENRVTGMVGSAEDLPFEKDELDLIWSEGMIDGIGFEKGLTYWSRFLKKGGYVALTCPAWLTDEYPPAVKKFWEDAGSSLDAIGNHISIMQKIGYRLVAAFTLPDVCWTENYFLPRAEAEKNLLKKYAGNPIVSDYVKEDQYETDLYAKYHQSYGYVFYIGKKVS; the protein is encoded by the coding sequence ATGACAAAATTTGATCTGCTCATCGAAACACACCAAGGGTTAAAACGGCAGGGACCCGGCAGTCCTGAGATGACCCTTCGCGCCCTGAGCTTTATCAGCCATTTAGACGAGCATTCCCGGATCGCCGATCTAGGCTGTGGCACTGGCGGGCAGACCATGCTGCTCGCGCAAAATACCGCCGGTTTCATCACGGGCGTGGATCTGATTCCTGATTTTATCGATGTATTTCAGGATCAGGTCAAAGAGCTTCACCTCGAAAACCGGGTAACAGGTATGGTCGGTTCAGCGGAAGACCTCCCTTTTGAAAAGGATGAGTTGGATCTGATCTGGTCGGAAGGCATGATTGATGGAATTGGCTTTGAAAAGGGCTTAACCTATTGGAGCCGTTTTCTAAAAAAAGGCGGTTATGTCGCTCTGACGTGCCCCGCATGGCTGACTGATGAATATCCCCCGGCGGTAAAAAAGTTTTGGGAGGATGCCGGCAGCAGTCTGGACGCCATAGGGAACCATATATCTATCATGCAAAAAATTGGCTACCGCTTGGTTGCCGCGTTCACGCTCCCCGATGTGTGCTGGACTGAAAATTACTTCCTTCCCAGGGCCGAGGCGGAAAAAAATCTTCTGAAAAAATACGCAGGAAATCCGATTGTAAGTGATTATGTGAAAGAAGACCAGTACGAAACGGACCTGTACGCGAAGTATCATCAGTCTTACGGGTACGTCTTCTATATTGGCAAGAAGGTGTCATGA
- the rpoN gene encoding RNA polymerase factor sigma-54 has product MSLISLNAELRQMLKLTPQLLQSMELLQMNTQELAEYLSQATEENPLLEQEDAADLHAAYEELRQKASWIDGAAAPTFAHEEHPTWERGQLDREAESLAAFLRDQLERLRLPAPLLALCQYMAELVDEDGYLLPADLDGLQELKIPQALIRQALDIMQGLEPAGVCARSLSECLALQLARQENVSPAALDIVSRFLPELGDKRYNRICQELGLSMKEVLTAKEQIASLDPHPGRVFQAAEPPVFVRPDIFVLELDGELRAVLNEYYLPRISINSYYAQLLKESDERETRNYLQQKMQQAKWLLHSLSRRGATLQRCADAILDAQRPFFLGQTQELAPMGLAALSSRLGVHPSTVSRAMRGKYLQCRQGTYPLRYFFSRAIGGLSRQAVKQKLLLLLRDEDPQHPLSDQQLCDLLSVDGMQIARRTIAKYRAELGVGPSSARRQ; this is encoded by the coding sequence ATGAGTCTTATCTCCCTGAACGCCGAGCTGCGGCAGATGCTGAAGCTAACCCCGCAGCTGCTGCAATCCATGGAACTTCTGCAAATGAACACGCAGGAACTGGCAGAATATCTGTCCCAAGCAACAGAGGAAAATCCTCTCTTAGAGCAGGAGGATGCCGCTGACCTCCACGCCGCATATGAGGAGCTGCGGCAAAAAGCCAGCTGGATTGACGGCGCCGCCGCCCCCACTTTCGCTCATGAGGAACACCCCACATGGGAGCGGGGGCAGTTGGATCGTGAAGCGGAGAGTCTTGCCGCCTTTTTGCGGGATCAGCTGGAACGCCTGCGGCTGCCCGCTCCCCTGCTGGCCCTGTGCCAATACATGGCGGAGCTGGTGGATGAGGATGGCTATCTGCTTCCAGCCGATTTGGATGGACTGCAGGAGCTGAAGATTCCGCAGGCTTTGATTCGCCAGGCGCTGGACATCATGCAGGGACTGGAGCCAGCCGGCGTGTGTGCCCGGAGCTTATCAGAATGTCTGGCACTGCAGCTGGCCCGACAGGAGAATGTCTCTCCTGCCGCGCTGGACATCGTGAGCCGTTTTCTTCCAGAGCTGGGAGACAAACGCTACAACCGTATCTGCCAGGAACTGGGCCTTTCCATGAAGGAGGTTCTGACAGCCAAGGAGCAAATCGCCAGTCTGGACCCCCATCCAGGCCGAGTCTTTCAGGCCGCGGAGCCTCCGGTATTTGTACGTCCGGATATCTTTGTCCTGGAGTTGGATGGCGAGCTGCGGGCGGTTTTAAATGAGTACTATCTGCCGCGTATCTCCATCAACAGCTACTATGCGCAGCTTTTGAAAGAGTCTGACGAGCGAGAAACCCGGAACTACTTGCAGCAGAAAATGCAGCAGGCCAAGTGGCTGCTGCACAGTCTGAGCCGGCGCGGTGCTACTTTGCAGCGGTGTGCCGATGCCATTTTAGATGCGCAGCGCCCCTTTTTCTTGGGTCAAACTCAGGAGCTGGCCCCCATGGGGCTGGCCGCCTTATCCTCCAGGCTGGGTGTACATCCTTCCACCGTCTCCCGGGCCATGCGGGGAAAATATTTGCAGTGCCGGCAGGGCACCTATCCCCTGCGCTATTTTTTCAGCCGCGCTATCGGCGGCCTCTCCCGGCAGGCAGTGAAGCAAAAACTTCTGCTCCTTTTGCGAGACGAGGACCCGCAGCATCCTTTGAGTGATCAGCAGCTATGCGATCTCCTCTCCGTGGATGGGATGCAGATCGCCCGCCGGACCATTGCCAAATACCGGGCGGAGCTGGGAGTTGGTCCCTCCAGCGCCAGGAGACAGTAA
- a CDS encoding sigma-54 interaction domain-containing protein, which translates to MDQHIFPIMSEEFLGPLLEELLENPLMGVNITDGQGRVLFLNRTHKHITGHSPELYLGRTMEELAKDGLVSESATSLVLKTKQAVSINQVTSHRDHFYQVHAVPLKDQEGGIQYVINYLVNISDIVKLKNKIMAMNSWNKVPANHSDLIQMNLNRTGELIYQSKVMQDVVEAAAKVAEYEVSVLLTGPSGVGKEMIANLIHSHSSRSGAPFVKINCAAIPDHLLESELFGYEPGAFTGGNPRGKKGLIERSNTGTLLLDEIGDLPLGLQSKLLRVLQTHSLRHIGGHKDIQVNFRLISSTNANLRQMIQDKTFREDLYYRINVIEIAIPCLEERRDDIPLLANHFLKQANLKYGTEKSFDPDALHFLSACRYPGNVRELQNVIERAMIMSSGRVIAPEDMQKAFGIPQEETAPRSAYIVPELEEGLSLKELMGRYEKQLLLAYQEKYKSGVKMAEALQTDQSTISRKLSRYHIRSD; encoded by the coding sequence GTGGATCAGCATATATTCCCAATTATGTCCGAGGAGTTCTTGGGTCCTCTGCTGGAAGAGCTGCTGGAAAATCCGCTCATGGGTGTGAATATCACGGATGGCCAGGGCCGCGTTCTATTTTTGAACCGGACCCACAAGCATATCACCGGTCACTCTCCAGAGCTGTATCTGGGCCGCACGATGGAGGAACTGGCAAAGGATGGCCTGGTCTCGGAGTCAGCCACGTCGCTGGTTCTCAAAACAAAGCAGGCTGTCTCCATCAATCAGGTCACATCCCACCGGGATCACTTCTATCAGGTTCACGCCGTCCCTCTGAAAGATCAGGAGGGGGGCATCCAGTATGTGATCAACTACCTTGTGAATATTTCCGATATCGTCAAGCTCAAAAACAAAATCATGGCTATGAATAGCTGGAACAAGGTGCCTGCCAACCACAGTGATCTGATCCAGATGAATTTAAACCGCACCGGAGAGCTGATTTACCAGAGCAAGGTGATGCAGGATGTGGTAGAGGCTGCCGCCAAAGTCGCGGAATATGAGGTCTCTGTCCTGCTGACCGGCCCCTCCGGCGTCGGCAAGGAGATGATCGCCAATCTGATCCATTCCCACAGCAGCCGCAGCGGGGCGCCTTTTGTCAAGATCAATTGTGCCGCAATTCCAGATCATCTCCTGGAGAGCGAGCTGTTCGGCTACGAGCCAGGCGCCTTTACAGGCGGCAATCCCAGAGGGAAAAAGGGGTTGATTGAACGCTCTAACACCGGCACCTTGCTGCTGGATGAAATCGGTGATCTGCCTCTGGGGCTTCAGTCCAAGCTGTTGCGGGTGCTACAGACCCACAGTCTCCGTCACATTGGCGGGCACAAGGACATCCAGGTAAATTTCCGTCTGATCTCCTCTACCAACGCTAATCTTCGGCAGATGATTCAGGACAAAACCTTCCGGGAGGACCTCTATTACCGGATCAACGTCATTGAAATTGCCATCCCCTGTCTGGAGGAGCGAAGGGACGATATTCCTCTGCTGGCCAACCACTTTTTAAAGCAAGCCAATCTCAAATATGGCACCGAGAAATCCTTCGATCCAGATGCCCTTCACTTTTTGAGCGCATGCCGCTATCCCGGAAACGTGCGGGAACTGCAAAATGTAATCGAGCGCGCTATGATTATGAGCAGTGGTCGTGTCATCGCCCCGGAAGATATGCAAAAGGCATTTGGAATCCCCCAGGAGGAAACAGCTCCGCGCAGTGCCTATATCGTCCCAGAGCTGGAGGAAGGGCTCTCTTTGAAGGAACTCATGGGACGCTATGAGAAACAGCTTTTGCTGGCGTACCAAGAGAAATATAAAAGTGGCGTAAAAATGGCAGAAGCCCTGCAAACAGACCAATCCACCATCTCTCGAAAACTCAGCCGCTATCACATCCGGTCGGATTAA
- a CDS encoding FAD-dependent oxidoreductase codes for MTKKYSQELVQGYTMSTVMEEAQRCLLCHDAPCSNACPAGTDPAKFIRSVRFRNFKGAAETIRSNNALGAACARICPTERYCEQGCSRCGIDKPINIGGIQRFVTDFEEQCGMKVLERGPANGKKIGIIGSGPAGLQAAATLLQLGYEVDIYEKGAKAGGFLRTGIPEYRLPDAVVDTEVARIAELGANFLYCREVGKDVSMEELKEKYDAVLVAVGIGRPQMLEMFEGNPYAVPAVTFLAEVDERQGEVELPDNALVIGGGDAAMDVSATLKLLGVQNVTTVTRKELSDFRASKVELETARAQGVTIVDGYAPVAVEGKVVTFRHRRLNSELKIEADKIILAVGQSTDADQLGLPIVKNEVDFDGFQADGKVFVAGDIAKGDKTAVWAVRKGKAAAYAIHNFVGGR; via the coding sequence ATGACAAAAAAGTACTCACAGGAACTTGTGCAGGGGTACACCATGAGCACGGTCATGGAAGAGGCTCAACGTTGTTTGCTCTGCCACGATGCGCCATGTTCCAATGCCTGCCCTGCGGGAACGGACCCTGCGAAATTTATCCGCAGCGTCCGTTTTCGTAATTTTAAAGGAGCGGCGGAGACGATTCGCAGCAACAATGCCCTGGGCGCAGCCTGCGCCAGAATCTGCCCCACAGAGCGCTACTGCGAACAGGGATGCTCCCGGTGCGGAATTGATAAACCCATCAACATCGGCGGGATCCAGCGCTTTGTCACGGATTTTGAGGAGCAGTGCGGCATGAAGGTCCTGGAGAGAGGACCGGCCAATGGAAAGAAAATTGGAATTATCGGCAGTGGTCCTGCGGGACTGCAGGCTGCGGCAACGCTGCTGCAGCTCGGCTATGAGGTTGACATTTACGAAAAGGGCGCCAAAGCCGGCGGATTTCTGCGCACCGGCATCCCGGAGTACCGCCTTCCCGACGCGGTGGTGGACACAGAGGTTGCCCGGATTGCGGAACTGGGAGCGAACTTCCTCTACTGCCGTGAGGTGGGGAAGGATGTCTCCATGGAGGAACTGAAGGAGAAGTATGATGCCGTGCTGGTGGCCGTCGGCATTGGCCGGCCGCAGATGCTGGAGATGTTCGAGGGTAATCCCTACGCGGTGCCTGCGGTCACATTCCTGGCAGAAGTGGATGAAAGGCAGGGCGAGGTGGAGCTGCCGGATAATGCGTTGGTCATCGGCGGCGGCGACGCGGCGATGGACGTATCTGCAACCTTGAAGCTGCTAGGCGTGCAGAATGTGACTACAGTCACCCGCAAGGAGCTCTCTGACTTCCGAGCTTCCAAGGTGGAGCTTGAGACCGCCCGGGCGCAGGGCGTCACCATTGTGGATGGTTACGCTCCCGTAGCGGTGGAGGGCAAGGTAGTAACCTTCCGTCACCGCAGGCTCAACAGCGAGCTGAAAATTGAGGCTGACAAGATCATCCTGGCCGTGGGTCAGAGTACTGACGCGGACCAGCTGGGGCTGCCCATCGTCAAAAACGAGGTGGATTTCGACGGCTTCCAGGCGGATGGCAAGGTCTTTGTGGCCGGCGACATTGCCAAGGGCGACAAGACGGCGGTCTGGGCGGTTCGCAAGGGCAAAGCGGCCGCCTATGCAATCCATAACTTTGTGGGAGGTAGATGA
- a CDS encoding NCS1 family nucleobase:cation symporter-1 — translation MKTQIRRNDELYELTPEIEAELLDSKHYNPDLAPTKVSDRTWRTKDIADFWLGLSVSIPALALASSLVALGVSPVLAVINVILGNVIVLIPIQLNSHVGTKYGIPYPIFARMTFGNKGAKLSTISRSIIGCGWTSIQSWVGGGALAALIGIVIPFFSDQSQTISMPGNDNVMVGQLIGFAVFVLVCGWVAYNGMEKIKWVQNISAPLLIVVITGLIIWSIYTIYATGHSFMDVFRVGNNEALIEQNGGFAYVYLAGLTANIAYWATMALNIPDFSKMAKSQKDQFNGQLIGMPIPMAVCAIAGALFAQATTYAYGTASYDPTTVFFYMSNPLAVAVCAIGVIVATLTTCVAANVVAPANGWSDLAPKKVSFKKGVIITIVISIFVMQPWFIYGSGSAYVFTWLNNYGTIIAPVAAILCADYFVCKQKRVDVASLYHGANGRYAYSNGWNWCAVIAWAVSFIIPLLGNTVFLYQSGSGLTPNFLQMIAANGYLFSFFVAFVVYVALMRSNFCGAPASKGFVSEEEDAEITLVEETISG, via the coding sequence ATGAAGACACAAATTCGGCGCAACGACGAGCTCTATGAGCTGACACCTGAAATCGAGGCGGAGCTTCTGGACTCCAAGCACTATAACCCGGACCTGGCGCCCACCAAAGTCAGCGACCGCACTTGGCGCACCAAAGACATTGCTGATTTCTGGCTGGGGCTCTCTGTCTCCATCCCCGCTCTGGCCCTGGCCTCCTCGCTGGTGGCGCTGGGCGTTTCTCCCGTGCTGGCGGTCATCAACGTCATTCTTGGCAACGTAATCGTACTGATTCCCATTCAGCTTAACTCCCATGTAGGCACAAAATACGGCATTCCATACCCCATCTTTGCCCGGATGACCTTCGGCAATAAGGGCGCGAAACTGTCCACCATCTCCCGCTCCATCATCGGTTGCGGCTGGACATCCATTCAGTCCTGGGTTGGCGGCGGCGCTTTGGCCGCGCTGATCGGCATTGTGATTCCATTCTTTTCCGATCAATCCCAGACCATCTCCATGCCCGGCAATGACAATGTGATGGTTGGCCAGCTGATCGGCTTTGCTGTCTTCGTGCTGGTGTGCGGCTGGGTAGCTTACAACGGCATGGAGAAAATCAAATGGGTTCAGAACATCAGCGCCCCTCTGCTGATCGTTGTGATCACAGGCCTGATTATCTGGAGCATTTATACCATCTACGCCACTGGGCACAGCTTTATGGACGTGTTCCGCGTTGGCAACAACGAGGCCTTGATTGAGCAGAACGGCGGCTTTGCCTATGTCTACCTGGCCGGTCTGACGGCCAATATTGCCTACTGGGCAACCATGGCGCTGAACATTCCTGACTTCTCTAAAATGGCTAAGAGTCAGAAGGACCAGTTCAACGGTCAGCTCATCGGCATGCCCATCCCCATGGCGGTGTGCGCGATTGCCGGCGCCCTCTTCGCTCAGGCCACGACCTATGCCTATGGCACCGCCAGCTATGACCCCACCACAGTGTTCTTCTACATGTCCAACCCCCTGGCTGTGGCAGTGTGCGCCATTGGCGTCATCGTAGCCACTCTGACCACCTGCGTAGCTGCCAATGTGGTGGCTCCTGCTAACGGCTGGTCTGACCTGGCACCCAAGAAGGTCTCTTTCAAGAAGGGCGTTATCATCACAATCGTCATCTCTATTTTCGTGATGCAGCCCTGGTTCATTTATGGCTCCGGCTCTGCTTACGTTTTCACTTGGCTGAACAACTACGGCACCATTATTGCCCCTGTGGCGGCGATCCTGTGCGCGGACTATTTCGTTTGCAAGCAAAAGCGTGTGGATGTAGCCAGCTTGTACCACGGGGCCAACGGCCGCTACGCCTATTCCAACGGCTGGAACTGGTGTGCGGTGATCGCCTGGGCGGTATCCTTTATCATTCCGCTGCTGGGCAACACGGTGTTCCTCTATCAGTCCGGCTCTGGATTGACGCCGAACTTCCTGCAAATGATCGCCGCGAACGGCTATCTCTTCTCCTTCTTTGTGGCGTTTGTGGTGTATGTCGCTCTGATGCGCTCCAACTTCTGCGGCGCTCCAGCCAGCAAGGGCTTTGTCTCTGAGGAAGAGGACGCTGAAATTACCCTGGTTGAGGAAACCATTTCTGGCTGA
- the hydA gene encoding dihydropyrimidinase, producing MDLIIRNGTIVTEREMFKADLGVKDGKIAVIAGDLSDLPCENVVDATGKLVLPGAIDAHTHLAFPFGGTVSSDDFFAGTRAAACGGTTTVFDYSGQAKGETLLETAKRREAEANEDGPAVDYALHVGITDLSNNLLDTMQEAVDYGISSFKVYMVYDFGVKDGDFYQVLQKSKETGSLICVHAENKEVLTTLTEQFAAEGKLSPWYHYASRPEFVAGEADRRAIAWARSLNAPLYIVHMSDKEGVEAVTAAKDEGLEIYMETCPHYLHFTRDVFKREDGRNFVCSPPMKGQESLDALWEAVKRGDVDTIATDHCPFQQSEKDWGKDDFRKIPNGCAGVENMYPYILSKANEGVISFPRAVQICAANPARIFGCTQKGSLTVGKDADIVIYDPTKEFTVHQENMHSDSDHTIWEGLELHGYPVQTYSRGRLVYDNGAFVGERGWGKLIKRASRK from the coding sequence GTGGACTTGATTATTCGCAACGGCACCATCGTAACAGAAAGGGAGATGTTCAAAGCCGATCTGGGCGTGAAGGACGGCAAGATCGCGGTCATTGCCGGCGATCTCTCTGATCTTCCCTGCGAAAACGTGGTTGACGCCACCGGCAAACTGGTGCTTCCGGGTGCTATCGACGCCCATACACACCTCGCCTTCCCCTTTGGCGGGACGGTATCTTCTGACGACTTCTTCGCCGGTACCCGGGCGGCTGCCTGCGGCGGCACCACCACGGTCTTTGACTACAGCGGTCAGGCCAAGGGAGAGACGCTGCTGGAAACTGCCAAGCGCCGTGAGGCAGAGGCCAATGAAGATGGTCCCGCTGTGGACTACGCCCTGCACGTAGGCATCACGGACCTCTCTAACAATCTACTCGATACCATGCAGGAGGCCGTGGACTACGGCATCTCCTCTTTTAAAGTATATATGGTCTATGACTTTGGCGTGAAGGACGGCGATTTCTATCAGGTCCTGCAGAAGTCCAAGGAGACCGGCTCTTTGATCTGCGTCCATGCGGAAAACAAAGAGGTCCTCACCACCCTCACGGAACAGTTTGCCGCGGAGGGCAAGCTCAGCCCCTGGTATCACTATGCCTCCCGGCCTGAGTTTGTAGCCGGAGAGGCAGACCGGCGAGCCATTGCCTGGGCCAGGAGCCTGAACGCCCCTCTTTACATCGTACATATGTCCGACAAGGAGGGTGTGGAAGCCGTCACGGCGGCCAAGGACGAGGGTCTGGAAATCTATATGGAGACCTGCCCCCACTACCTGCACTTCACCCGGGATGTCTTCAAGCGGGAAGACGGCCGGAATTTCGTCTGCTCTCCGCCTATGAAGGGCCAGGAGAGTCTGGATGCCCTGTGGGAGGCTGTAAAGCGGGGCGATGTGGATACCATCGCCACCGACCACTGCCCGTTCCAGCAGTCTGAAAAGGACTGGGGCAAGGACGACTTCCGTAAAATTCCAAACGGCTGCGCAGGCGTTGAAAATATGTACCCCTACATCCTGTCCAAGGCCAACGAAGGCGTCATCTCCTTCCCTCGGGCCGTTCAGATCTGCGCCGCCAATCCAGCCCGTATCTTTGGCTGCACCCAAAAGGGCAGTTTGACTGTGGGCAAGGATGCAGATATCGTGATCTACGACCCCACCAAAGAGTTCACTGTCCATCAGGAAAATATGCACTCCGATTCCGACCATACCATTTGGGAGGGTTTGGAGCTGCACGGCTACCCCGTTCAAACTTACTCCCGCGGCCGACTGGTCTATGACAACGGCGCGTTTGTGGGAGAGCGCGGCTGGGGCAAGCTGATTAAGCGCGCTTCCAGAAAGTAA